In the genome of Actinomadura graeca, one region contains:
- a CDS encoding bifunctional DNA primase/polymerase — MGRPLLRQWAALRIRPVRREDHALNQRPASSPRQAAADAITNQWHIFPCLPNAKAPACTRGVRAATNDPSGITRHWTDHPDHNVGVACGPSHLVVLDLDMPKPGHVWDEGWLMRHAWQTRQGCAVVSGLNDGLDAFAAIAEQHDQPFPWTYAVMTPRGGWHLYYRLAPGLRVRNSASKLAPLVDVRAEGGYVLAAGSVVNGRSYRRISLTSTIEPLPAWLFTLLRVETPAIRRPLPPSRPVPVSGAADAVAAACEQLVRAAEGERHTVLTTVTASLAARGVLDADSAVQVRAAARQAGRTDREVDAAISSALAKFGGDTWGF, encoded by the coding sequence ATGGGCCGCCCCCTGCTTCGGCAGTGGGCGGCCCTTCGCATTCGCCCCGTACGAAGGGAAGATCACGCCTTGAACCAACGCCCTGCCTCCTCGCCGCGTCAGGCCGCCGCCGACGCCATCACCAACCAGTGGCACATCTTCCCCTGCCTGCCCAACGCCAAGGCGCCCGCGTGCACCCGAGGCGTGCGAGCGGCGACCAACGATCCCAGCGGCATCACCCGCCACTGGACCGACCACCCCGATCACAACGTTGGGGTCGCCTGTGGCCCGAGCCACCTGGTGGTCCTCGACCTGGACATGCCGAAACCCGGCCACGTCTGGGACGAGGGCTGGCTGATGCGACACGCATGGCAAACCCGCCAGGGGTGCGCGGTGGTGTCGGGCCTCAACGATGGCCTCGACGCCTTCGCCGCCATCGCCGAACAGCACGACCAGCCTTTCCCCTGGACCTACGCCGTGATGACTCCGCGCGGCGGCTGGCACCTGTACTACCGGCTCGCCCCCGGCCTGCGTGTCCGCAACTCCGCCAGCAAGCTCGCCCCCCTCGTGGATGTCCGCGCTGAAGGCGGCTACGTGCTGGCGGCCGGGAGCGTGGTCAACGGCCGTTCCTACCGGCGGATCAGCCTCACGTCCACGATCGAGCCGCTCCCCGCCTGGTTGTTCACCCTGTTGCGGGTGGAAACTCCGGCAATCCGCCGGCCGCTGCCGCCTTCCCGACCTGTCCCTGTCTCCGGCGCCGCCGACGCGGTGGCCGCCGCGTGCGAGCAGCTCGTACGCGCAGCCGAGGGCGAACGGCACACCGTGCTCACCACGGTCACGGCGAGCCTCGCCGCGCGGGGCGTGCTCGACGCCGATAGCGCCGTCCAGGTGCGGGCCGCTGCCCGCCAGGCCGGGCGCACCGACCGCGAAGTGGACGCGGCGATCTCCTCCGCGCTAGCCAAGTTCGGCGGTGACACGTGGGGGTTCTGA
- a CDS encoding DUF6551 family protein, with protein MPNEQPVKSTRLESLPVSALTVDEQVNTRRLDGAWVDRHVPVYDPDALGIVSVSRRAGGQCVILDGQHRAELMRRSGHAGDPVECRVYEGLTVAQEAALFRKLNDARKVQPLALFLARRAEGDETALAITEIAEAFGWEISNRQAFNNILAVASLQQIYQGGPSQIGARSGNAEAVSLVLQTVTRAWGHRRDAVHGDLLAGIGLVFLRDSHRVAAVSLADRLAGYPGGPGGVLGAGRGVRNLQGGTVAAGVADTVIRLYNKSKRSGRLDKWD; from the coding sequence GTGCCGAATGAGCAGCCGGTCAAGTCCACGAGACTGGAAAGCCTGCCCGTCTCCGCGCTCACCGTCGACGAGCAAGTCAACACACGCCGCCTCGACGGCGCGTGGGTCGACCGCCACGTGCCCGTCTACGATCCTGACGCCCTGGGCATCGTGTCGGTGTCCCGCCGGGCCGGGGGGCAGTGCGTGATCCTCGACGGACAGCACAGGGCCGAGCTGATGCGCCGGTCAGGCCATGCGGGCGATCCGGTGGAGTGCCGCGTCTACGAGGGCCTGACCGTCGCCCAAGAAGCCGCCCTGTTCCGCAAGCTGAACGACGCCAGGAAGGTGCAGCCGCTCGCGCTGTTCCTGGCCAGGCGCGCCGAAGGCGACGAGACCGCCCTTGCCATCACTGAGATCGCCGAGGCGTTCGGTTGGGAGATCTCCAACCGGCAGGCGTTCAACAACATCCTCGCCGTGGCAAGCCTCCAGCAGATCTACCAGGGCGGCCCCTCCCAGATCGGCGCGCGCAGCGGCAACGCTGAGGCGGTCTCGTTGGTCCTCCAGACCGTGACCCGGGCATGGGGTCACCGCCGCGATGCCGTACACGGCGATCTCCTCGCTGGCATCGGCCTGGTCTTCCTGCGCGACAGTCACCGCGTGGCTGCGGTGTCCCTCGCCGACCGCCTCGCCGGATATCCCGGCGGGCCGGGCGGCGTGCTCGGCGCGGGCCGGGGCGTGCGCAACCTCCAGGGCGGCACCGTCGCCGCCGGGGTCGCTGACACGGTGATCCGTCTCTACAACAAGTCCAAGCGCTCGGGGCGCCTGGACAAATGGGATTAG
- a CDS encoding PD-(D/E)XK nuclease family protein has product MDPQGAALARWVAELIYQRGITASRSLAHRVGPSALGTACDRQLAYAASGTPRLNFEADPWAALVGNAIHTWQAELFRALDAGSGRFLVESTVTYRNVSGTADLYDRRERIAIDWKTTKKNKIRTIRRSGKAPQNYVTQLQTYGAGLAAGGERPERVALVWLPVDGGLGDIFAWVAPFDQAIADAAVDRLGSLRGLPPRSVAATPSRLCAWCDWYQPGGGQGCPGNGEEAR; this is encoded by the coding sequence GTGGATCCGCAGGGCGCCGCGCTGGCACGGTGGGTGGCCGAGCTGATCTATCAGCGCGGCATCACCGCGTCGCGGTCGCTGGCCCACCGGGTCGGCCCCTCGGCGCTGGGTACCGCGTGCGACCGCCAGCTCGCCTATGCCGCGTCGGGCACACCCCGGTTGAACTTCGAGGCCGACCCATGGGCGGCGCTGGTGGGCAACGCGATTCACACCTGGCAGGCCGAGCTGTTCCGCGCCCTGGACGCCGGAAGCGGCCGGTTCCTGGTCGAGTCCACGGTGACCTACCGGAACGTCAGCGGAACCGCGGACCTGTACGACCGGCGCGAGCGCATCGCGATCGACTGGAAGACCACGAAGAAGAACAAGATTCGCACCATCCGCCGCAGCGGGAAGGCACCGCAGAACTACGTGACGCAGCTCCAGACCTACGGGGCCGGGCTTGCCGCTGGTGGCGAGCGTCCAGAGCGGGTCGCGCTGGTATGGCTGCCAGTGGACGGCGGACTGGGCGACATCTTCGCCTGGGTCGCGCCGTTCGATCAGGCCATCGCCGACGCCGCCGTTGACCGGCTGGGGTCTCTGCGAGGACTGCCACCGCGGAGCGTCGCGGCGACGCCGTCACGGTTGTGCGCGTGGTGTGACTGGTATCAGCCGGGCGGTGGGCAGGGCTGCCCCGGTAATGGGGAGGAAGCCAGGTGA
- a CDS encoding alpha/beta fold hydrolase, producing the protein MATFVLVPGHWFGGWVWDEVAAVLRAAGHEVHAVTLRGVAERAGEAAPEVDVDAHAADILAVIEDGGLDEVVLVAHSGGNMAATTVADRAPGRVARVVYVDSGPMPSGAMRFCQSRQRAYGLDVLIRAFCADGDLQMALDIRWQHDVSTLPIDEYTRVSIDRRGSGVSVADQHEDNLDCAEVLNILLGERFNDGDRKATLGAKERPRWQAYLEKAREGRSGGLIVWDVSRASRDLGIGFELVKIVRDYGLKGFRVISSSTERVYDLSNEMDANAFQDELVRAERQALMIQASVRRAMRRKVRRGEITGGTRRRFGFIDVYENEHHEDEAELIREADRRVRADGFVRNVVNDWADRGIVTPEIMSGDGTEVVFEGGREYNHSKLKAVLLRSVNAGYARFENGKLVGRLPGKAILTEANYLELRQVLESQARGRPAKKVYLLTGPHVGLLRCTRCKSHMSGNANGTGVSKERQDRGVKLHSYYKCAYNPHAPKRRGCLQSIDMVSLDAVITAAAWEWWTDPERLARDTVIHADETRVRELDHNLALLRGRHSRLVLATTPGIEQSLAELEAKIAALAAQRDEMSSPSVIRASTLQQITERWNAGYESRRLMIHEAYRKIEVEPYSLKRQVYRFDSNRIKVTFADAN; encoded by the coding sequence ATGGCGACGTTCGTACTGGTCCCCGGCCACTGGTTCGGCGGCTGGGTCTGGGACGAGGTGGCGGCCGTCCTGCGGGCGGCGGGGCACGAGGTGCACGCGGTGACGCTGCGGGGGGTCGCCGAGCGGGCGGGCGAGGCGGCGCCGGAGGTGGACGTCGACGCGCACGCCGCCGACATCCTCGCCGTGATCGAGGACGGCGGCCTGGACGAGGTGGTCCTGGTCGCGCACAGCGGCGGGAACATGGCGGCGACGACCGTGGCCGACCGGGCGCCCGGGCGGGTGGCGCGGGTCGTCTACGTCGACAGCGGCCCGATGCCCTCCGGGGCGATGCGTTTTTGCCAATCGCGGCAACGCGCATACGGTCTAGACGTCCTAATTAGGGCGTTTTGCGCAGATGGAGACTTGCAGATGGCGCTCGACATCCGCTGGCAGCATGACGTGTCCACCCTCCCGATCGACGAATACACCCGAGTGAGCATCGACAGGCGAGGGTCCGGTGTCTCGGTCGCCGACCAGCACGAGGATAACTTGGACTGCGCCGAGGTGCTTAACATCCTGCTCGGCGAGCGGTTCAACGACGGCGACCGCAAGGCCACGCTCGGAGCCAAAGAGCGGCCAAGGTGGCAGGCATACCTGGAGAAGGCGCGAGAGGGACGTAGCGGCGGGCTGATCGTCTGGGATGTGTCCCGAGCCTCCCGAGACCTTGGCATCGGATTCGAGCTGGTGAAGATCGTGCGCGACTACGGTCTCAAGGGGTTTCGAGTCATCAGCAGCAGCACGGAGAGGGTCTACGACCTCTCCAACGAGATGGACGCCAATGCCTTCCAGGATGAACTGGTGCGTGCCGAACGGCAGGCCCTCATGATCCAGGCCAGCGTGCGCCGCGCTATGCGGCGCAAGGTGCGGCGTGGTGAGATCACCGGCGGTACCCGCCGCCGATTCGGGTTCATCGACGTCTACGAGAACGAACATCACGAGGACGAGGCGGAGCTGATCCGCGAGGCCGACCGCCGGGTGCGGGCAGACGGCTTTGTGAGGAACGTCGTGAACGACTGGGCGGATCGGGGGATCGTCACACCCGAGATCATGTCGGGCGACGGCACGGAAGTCGTGTTCGAGGGCGGCCGAGAATATAACCACTCCAAGCTCAAGGCCGTGCTTCTGCGCTCGGTCAACGCCGGGTACGCCCGTTTTGAGAACGGCAAGCTCGTCGGTCGATTGCCTGGCAAAGCGATCCTGACCGAGGCGAACTACCTGGAGCTGAGGCAGGTGCTGGAGTCGCAGGCCCGAGGGCGCCCTGCGAAGAAGGTCTACCTGCTAACTGGGCCACACGTAGGGCTGCTGCGGTGCACTCGATGCAAGTCGCACATGTCGGGCAATGCCAACGGAACCGGGGTTAGTAAGGAGCGGCAGGACAGGGGGGTCAAGCTGCACAGCTACTACAAGTGCGCGTACAACCCGCACGCTCCCAAGCGGCGCGGCTGCCTCCAGTCAATCGACATGGTGAGTCTGGACGCGGTGATCACCGCTGCCGCCTGGGAGTGGTGGACCGATCCGGAACGGCTGGCCCGGGACACCGTCATCCACGCGGACGAGACCCGTGTGCGAGAGCTTGATCATAACCTTGCCTTGTTGCGGGGCCGTCATTCCCGCCTCGTCCTCGCGACGACCCCCGGCATAGAGCAGTCGCTTGCCGAGTTGGAGGCGAAGATCGCGGCGCTGGCCGCCCAGCGTGACGAGATGTCCTCCCCTTCGGTGATCAGGGCGAGCACGTTGCAGCAGATCACCGAACGCTGGAACGCCGGGTATGAGTCGAGGCGGCTCATGATTCATGAGGCGTATCGCAAGATAGAAGTTGAGCCCTACAGCCTGAAGAGGCAGGTCTACCGGTTCGACTCAAATAGGATAAAAGTCACATTCGCTGACGCCAACTGA
- a CDS encoding helix-turn-helix transcriptional regulator, whose protein sequence is MPHPSHPTTRVLTMLELLQANHRMGGAELARRLGVDGRTVRRYAARLEDLGIPVVAERGRHGGYRLMPGYKLPPLMLTDDEATAVVLGLLAGRRMGLPGQATESALAKVQRVLPASLRARVQALQDTLGFTLAARDAAAPATEALLTLAAAAREGRRVRLRYRSWQGDATERDFDPYGLVFHSGRWYAMGHDHRSGETRTFRVDRVESAEPGTGTFEVPRGVDPVQHVTRSLAGVPYTHEVQVLLETTLDEARRRVPASTATLTETGGGVLMTTRAERLDGMARMLAGLGWPFVVHRPEELRGHVRDLARSLHEQAARRPPDA, encoded by the coding sequence GTGCCACATCCGTCCCACCCGACCACCCGCGTCCTGACCATGCTGGAACTGCTGCAGGCCAACCACCGCATGGGCGGGGCGGAACTGGCGCGGCGCCTCGGCGTGGACGGGCGGACCGTCCGCCGCTACGCAGCGCGGCTGGAGGACCTCGGCATCCCCGTCGTGGCCGAGCGCGGCCGCCACGGCGGGTACCGGCTCATGCCCGGCTACAAGCTGCCGCCGCTCATGCTCACCGACGACGAGGCGACCGCCGTGGTCCTCGGCCTGCTCGCCGGGCGGCGGATGGGACTGCCCGGCCAGGCCACCGAGAGCGCCCTGGCCAAGGTGCAGCGCGTCCTGCCCGCCTCGCTGCGCGCGCGGGTCCAGGCCCTCCAGGACACCCTCGGGTTCACCCTCGCCGCCCGCGACGCCGCCGCGCCCGCCACCGAGGCGCTGCTGACCCTGGCGGCCGCCGCCAGGGAGGGCCGCCGCGTCCGGCTGCGCTACCGGTCATGGCAGGGCGACGCCACCGAACGCGACTTCGACCCCTACGGCCTGGTGTTCCACTCCGGCCGCTGGTACGCCATGGGCCACGACCACCGCAGCGGCGAGACCCGCACCTTCCGCGTCGACCGCGTGGAGTCCGCCGAACCCGGCACCGGCACCTTCGAGGTCCCCCGCGGCGTCGACCCCGTCCAGCACGTCACCCGCTCACTGGCGGGCGTGCCCTACACCCACGAGGTCCAGGTGCTGCTGGAGACCACCCTGGACGAGGCGCGCCGCCGCGTCCCCGCCTCCACCGCCACGCTCACCGAGACCGGCGGGGGAGTGCTCATGACCACCCGCGCCGAACGGCTGGACGGCATGGCGCGGATGCTGGCCGGGCTCGGCTGGCCGTTCGTCGTCCACCGGCCCGAGGAACTGCGCGGCCACGTCCGCGACCTCGCCCGCTCCCTGCACGAGCAGGCCGCCCGGCGGCCACCGGACGCCTAG
- a CDS encoding GNAT family N-acetyltransferase: MLRPTYPIETERLTLRPFREGDLDGLYAYQSLPEVARFLYWEPRNLEESRSFLQQKMGASTVEKEGDWLVLAVVWRKTGALIGEVNLQWRSREHRQGEIGFILNPGYHGKGFATEAAAAVLRLGFEGLGLHRVVGRLDGRNAASARVLKRLGMRREAHLVQNELVKGEWTDEIVYAMLQEEWKRRD, from the coding sequence GTGCTGCGTCCCACGTATCCCATTGAGACCGAGCGGCTGACGCTGCGGCCGTTCCGTGAGGGCGACCTGGACGGTCTCTACGCCTACCAGTCCCTGCCCGAGGTGGCGCGTTTCCTGTACTGGGAGCCCCGGAACCTGGAGGAGTCGCGGTCCTTCCTCCAGCAGAAGATGGGCGCCTCGACCGTGGAGAAGGAGGGCGACTGGCTGGTCCTGGCGGTCGTGTGGCGCAAGACCGGCGCGCTGATCGGCGAGGTCAACCTCCAGTGGCGCAGCCGCGAGCACCGGCAGGGCGAGATCGGGTTCATCCTCAACCCCGGCTATCACGGCAAGGGGTTCGCCACCGAGGCCGCCGCGGCGGTGCTGCGGCTCGGTTTCGAGGGGCTGGGGCTGCACCGCGTGGTCGGGCGGCTGGACGGGCGCAACGCCGCGTCGGCGCGGGTGCTCAAGCGGCTCGGGATGCGGCGTGAGGCGCATCTGGTGCAGAACGAGCTGGTGAAGGGCGAGTGGACCGACGAGATCGTGTACGCGATGCTCCAGGAGGAGTGGAAGCGGCGCGACTAG
- a CDS encoding YihY/virulence factor BrkB family protein encodes MSTPAAPTDLPPLSWGQAAKRAAVEFKRDNLSDWAAALTYYSVLSIFPAMLVVVSLVGLGGTSVSQDLIDNLGGLAPGAVKDVLVGALTQLQGNRGGAGVVALAGLAAAVWSASGYVGAFMRASNVVYDIPEGRPIWKTLPIRVGVTLVTLVLLSASAIAVVVSGPLARKAGDLLGLGSAAVTAWNIAKWPVLLIIVSFLFALLYWASPNAKRGFRWVTPGGVLAIVLWLVASAVFALYVAGFASYNKTYGSLAGVIVFLVWLWITNLAILLGAEMNAELERSRAIAAGRAGGEPYVEFRDTRAFDEQERREAGLDDETGRDGGAAGRQEKEIPVTGRSPGNHGSPNREPRE; translated from the coding sequence ATGAGTACCCCTGCCGCGCCGACCGACCTGCCGCCCCTGTCGTGGGGGCAGGCCGCCAAACGCGCCGCCGTCGAGTTCAAGCGCGACAATCTCTCGGACTGGGCCGCGGCGCTCACCTACTACTCCGTGCTGTCGATCTTCCCGGCGATGCTGGTGGTGGTGTCGCTGGTCGGGCTCGGCGGCACCTCGGTGTCGCAGGATCTGATCGACAACCTGGGCGGCCTGGCGCCCGGGGCGGTGAAGGACGTGCTCGTCGGCGCCCTCACCCAGCTGCAGGGCAACCGGGGCGGCGCGGGCGTGGTCGCGCTGGCCGGCCTCGCCGCCGCGGTGTGGTCGGCGTCGGGGTACGTGGGCGCGTTCATGCGCGCGTCCAACGTCGTCTATGACATCCCCGAGGGCCGCCCGATCTGGAAGACCCTGCCGATCCGTGTCGGCGTCACGCTGGTGACGCTGGTGCTGCTGTCGGCGTCGGCGATCGCGGTGGTGGTGTCGGGGCCGCTGGCCCGCAAGGCCGGTGACCTGCTCGGCCTCGGCTCGGCGGCGGTCACCGCGTGGAACATCGCCAAGTGGCCGGTCCTACTGATCATCGTCAGCTTCCTGTTCGCGTTGCTGTACTGGGCCTCCCCCAACGCCAAGCGCGGGTTCCGCTGGGTCACGCCGGGCGGGGTCCTGGCGATCGTGCTGTGGCTGGTGGCGTCGGCGGTGTTCGCGCTGTACGTGGCGGGTTTCGCCTCCTACAACAAGACCTACGGCAGCCTCGCCGGGGTGATCGTGTTCCTGGTGTGGCTGTGGATCACCAATCTGGCGATCCTGCTGGGCGCGGAGATGAACGCCGAGCTGGAGCGCAGCCGCGCCATCGCCGCGGGCCGCGCGGGCGGCGAGCCGTATGTGGAGTTCCGCGACACCCGCGCCTTCGACGAGCAGGAGCGCCGCGAGGCCGGTCTGGACGACGAGACGGGAAGGGACGGCGGGGCGGCCGGGCGACAGGAGAAGGAAATTCCGGTGACGGGCCGGTCTCCGGGAAATCACGGGTCGCCCAATAGGGAACCTCGTGAATAG
- a CDS encoding DUF3618 domain-containing protein, with product MTTQDRHGADSETEELRQEVDRARQDLGETVEALAAKADVKAVAREKAAQARTRAREAASSARDAAASPQGKATARKGGAVVASAGLLALAVALVRRRRAAAHRHGAGSGPDRAAALRRLSRPAGASKAGRGPKPGRVSKVGRASKPGPVSKAGRVVVLGRAAKRGRRSKAGRVAGFGRAAKAKARGRGLRSRPPRIRRPF from the coding sequence ATGACCACCCAGGACAGGCACGGCGCCGACTCGGAGACCGAGGAGCTGAGGCAGGAGGTGGACCGGGCCCGCCAGGACCTCGGCGAGACCGTGGAGGCGCTCGCCGCCAAGGCGGACGTGAAGGCGGTGGCGAGGGAGAAGGCGGCCCAGGCCAGGACACGGGCCAGGGAGGCCGCCTCGTCGGCCCGGGACGCCGCGGCGTCCCCGCAGGGGAAGGCCACGGCGCGCAAGGGCGGCGCGGTGGTCGCGTCGGCGGGGTTGCTCGCGCTGGCGGTGGCGCTGGTGCGCCGCCGGCGCGCGGCGGCGCACCGGCACGGCGCGGGGTCCGGCCCGGACCGCGCGGCCGCGCTCCGCCGCCTGTCCAGGCCCGCGGGCGCGTCCAAGGCGGGTCGCGGGCCGAAGCCAGGTCGCGTGTCCAAGGTCGGCCGCGCGTCCAAGCCAGGTCCCGTGTCCAAGGCCGGCCGCGTGGTCGTCCTCGGCCGCGCGGCGAAGCGGGGCCGGAGGTCCAAGGCCGGCCGGGTGGCCGGTTTCGGCCGGGCCGCCAAGGCGAAGGCGCGTGGCCGCGGCCTCCGGTCGAGGCCGCCGCGGATCCGCCGCCCTTTCTGA
- a CDS encoding phage holin family protein — protein sequence MSTVRPTDEGTTGAGTAGASRQDAGAQIPGQRDQAGAGELVKQATQQASELMRAELRLAVAELKDKGRHAGTGAGLFGGAGLVALYGVGVLLAAAVAALALVLPVWASALIIGAVLLAVAGVLAMLGRKQTSQATPPKPEMAMDEARQTVSEIKERAHR from the coding sequence ATGAGCACCGTGCGGCCGACAGACGAAGGCACGACGGGCGCCGGGACGGCGGGCGCGTCCAGGCAGGACGCCGGCGCGCAGATCCCGGGCCAGCGGGACCAGGCCGGCGCCGGGGAGCTGGTCAAGCAGGCGACACAGCAGGCCTCGGAGCTGATGCGCGCCGAGCTGCGGCTGGCCGTCGCCGAGCTCAAGGACAAGGGACGGCACGCCGGGACCGGCGCGGGCCTGTTCGGCGGCGCCGGGCTCGTCGCCCTGTACGGGGTGGGCGTGCTGCTCGCGGCGGCGGTCGCGGCGCTCGCGCTGGTGCTGCCGGTCTGGGCGTCCGCGCTGATCATCGGCGCGGTGCTGCTGGCGGTGGCCGGGGTGCTGGCGATGCTGGGCCGCAAGCAGACCTCGCAGGCGACGCCGCCCAAGCCGGAGATGGCGATGGACGAGGCACGCCAGACGGTCAGCGAGATCAAGGAGAGGGCGCACCGATGA
- a CDS encoding response regulator transcription factor: MTGPDGAGDGRDGGPGGGAAPRVLLADDHPIYRDGLRMMLDSTGAVEVVGAAPDGVAAVELAGRLRPDVVVMDLRMPRLDGVGATRRILAALPATAVLVLTMHEDDESVFASMLAGARGYLLKGAGQEEILRAVSAVAGGDVIFGPALAGRITEYFARIAGAPSAAPVPFPQLTGREREVLELIALGLGNAQIAGRLGLSPKTVRNNASTVFAKLQVAGRAEAIARARDAGLGG; encoded by the coding sequence GTGACCGGCCCCGACGGCGCCGGGGACGGCCGGGACGGCGGCCCGGGGGGCGGTGCGGCGCCGCGGGTGCTGCTGGCCGACGACCACCCGATCTACCGGGACGGCCTGCGGATGATGCTGGACTCGACCGGCGCGGTGGAGGTCGTCGGCGCCGCGCCCGACGGCGTGGCGGCGGTCGAGCTGGCCGGTCGGCTGCGTCCCGACGTGGTGGTGATGGACCTGCGGATGCCCCGGCTGGACGGCGTCGGCGCCACCCGCCGGATCCTGGCCGCGCTGCCGGCGACGGCGGTGCTGGTCCTGACGATGCACGAGGACGACGAGAGCGTGTTCGCCTCGATGCTCGCCGGGGCCCGCGGCTACCTGCTCAAGGGCGCCGGGCAGGAGGAGATCCTGCGGGCGGTGTCGGCCGTCGCCGGCGGCGACGTGATCTTCGGGCCGGCGCTCGCGGGGCGGATCACCGAGTACTTCGCGCGGATCGCGGGGGCGCCGTCCGCCGCGCCCGTCCCCTTCCCCCAGCTGACCGGCCGGGAGCGGGAGGTGCTGGAGCTGATCGCGCTGGGCCTCGGCAACGCGCAGATCGCCGGGCGGCTCGGGCTGTCGCCCAAGACCGTCCGCAACAACGCCTCCACGGTGTTCGCGAAGCTGCAGGTCGCCGGGCGCGCGGAGGCGATCGCCCGGGCGCGCGACGCCGGTCTCGGCGGCTGA